From the Octadecabacter antarcticus 307 genome, one window contains:
- the grxC gene encoding glutaredoxin 3, whose product MATVEIYTTTICGYCHRAKQLLSSKGISFAEVDVMSDPSRRTEMTQRANGGRTVPQIFIGGKHIGGSDELSALERAGKLDMLLKQ is encoded by the coding sequence ATGGCGACCGTCGAAATCTATACCACAACGATCTGTGGCTACTGCCACCGCGCCAAGCAGTTGCTATCTTCTAAAGGCATCAGCTTTGCCGAAGTTGATGTTATGTCAGACCCGTCGCGACGCACCGAAATGACCCAACGCGCGAATGGGGGTCGGACGGTGCCGCAAATCTTTATCGGTGGAAAACATATTGGTGGCAGTGACGAATTGTCTGCGCTGGAACGCGCGGGTAAGCTCGACATGCTTTTAAAACAGTGA
- a CDS encoding ComF family protein, which yields MQSLIQILYPPQCVMCEARTEVDFALCGRCWAETPFIDGLCCDECGSPLPGQGEPEFGILCDDCMVIARPWSKGRAAMIYKDKARRLVLSLKHGDRTDLARAAGPWLARAAGPLITPETLIVPVPLHRFRLLRRKFNQAALLAGQTAAVAGVQRCSDALIRPKKTAPLEGHTRDQRFEALSGAIAANPKRMAQLAGRKVLLIDDVMTSGATFAAATEPCYGAGADDVCVLALARVVKNA from the coding sequence ATGCAAAGCCTGATCCAAATCCTTTATCCACCACAATGCGTCATGTGCGAAGCCCGCACCGAGGTTGATTTTGCGTTGTGTGGACGATGTTGGGCGGAAACGCCGTTTATTGATGGGCTGTGTTGTGATGAATGCGGGTCGCCATTGCCGGGGCAAGGGGAACCCGAGTTTGGCATTTTGTGTGACGACTGCATGGTGATTGCGCGTCCGTGGTCCAAGGGCCGTGCTGCGATGATCTATAAGGACAAAGCGCGTCGGTTGGTTTTGTCCCTCAAACACGGCGACCGGACTGATTTGGCGCGCGCAGCCGGTCCTTGGCTGGCGCGGGCTGCGGGGCCGCTTATCACACCCGAAACGTTGATTGTTCCTGTGCCGCTTCACCGCTTCCGGTTGCTTAGACGTAAATTCAATCAGGCGGCATTACTTGCGGGTCAAACGGCCGCTGTTGCAGGTGTGCAACGTTGCTCCGATGCATTAATTCGTCCCAAAAAGACCGCCCCGCTTGAGGGTCACACCCGCGATCAGCGGTTCGAAGCCCTAAGCGGCGCGATTGCAGCGAACCCGAAACGCATGGCCCAACTTGCCGGGCGAAAGGTGCTTTTGATTGATGATGTTATGACATCTGGTGCCACCTTCGCCGCCGCAACTGAGCCCTGTTACGGCGCTGGTGCGGATGACGTTTGCGTGCTGGCACTGGCCCGCGTCGTGAAGAATGCTTAA
- a CDS encoding methyltransferase domain-containing protein codes for MDMPPRLTDRVALQRNRTRADAMFLQATAADDVHERLIEVNRTFTAPAVVTGFPSAWAEWMPSASIVEDSETLDLHEGSHDLVVHALCLHWADDPIGQLVQCRRALKPDGLLIATLFAGQTLHELRSVLAEAEVTQTGGLSPRILPMGEVRDLGGLLQRAGFALPVADMMPLTVTYDTPIHLMRDLRAMGEGNAMEQRQRMPTRRKIFAQAMSRYAETFNIDDGRIPATFEIVTLTGWAPADSQQQPLRPGSATHRLSDALGTQETPFDRSND; via the coding sequence ATGGATATGCCCCCTCGTCTAACTGACCGCGTCGCCCTGCAGCGCAATCGCACCCGCGCTGATGCAATGTTTTTGCAAGCGACAGCCGCTGATGATGTTCATGAAAGACTCATTGAGGTTAACAGAACCTTTACAGCGCCCGCAGTTGTGACGGGTTTCCCAAGCGCTTGGGCCGAATGGATGCCCAGCGCTAGTATCGTGGAAGACAGCGAAACGCTCGATCTTCATGAAGGGTCGCACGACCTGGTCGTCCACGCGCTTTGCCTGCATTGGGCGGACGATCCCATTGGTCAGCTGGTACAATGCCGCCGAGCGCTGAAACCCGATGGCTTGCTGATCGCGACCTTGTTTGCTGGTCAAACCCTGCATGAATTGCGCAGCGTCTTGGCTGAGGCCGAAGTCACGCAAACAGGCGGGCTATCGCCGCGCATCTTACCGATGGGCGAAGTTCGCGATCTTGGTGGGTTGTTGCAACGAGCCGGTTTCGCCCTGCCAGTCGCGGATATGATGCCGCTGACCGTGACCTACGACACCCCCATCCACCTGATGCGCGATCTTCGGGCAATGGGTGAAGGCAATGCGATGGAACAACGCCAACGCATGCCCACACGCCGTAAGATTTTCGCCCAAGCGATGTCGCGCTACGCAGAGACATTCAACATCGACGACGGCCGTATCCCCGCAACATTCGAAATCGTGACGTTAACGGGTTGGGCCCCAGCAGACAGTCAACAACAACCCCTGCGCCCCGGATCTGCGACTCATCGCCTTTCGGATGCGTTGGGGACCCAAGAAACACCGTTTGATCGGTCCAATGATTGA